In a genomic window of Desulfosporosinus sp. Sb-LF:
- a CDS encoding glycosyltransferase family 2 protein, which produces MLYIVLPAYNEDEALPTLLEDIEQNCETIPHQIIVVNDGSTDRTLEVVNSYAQTQTNIHRVDHEQNQGLGAALNSGFQYVLNAGGNQHDFQETGVRMKQDSPDMVITMDADNTQPANHIPLLYEAICSGADLVIASRYVQGGEQHGLSLGRRGLSWGAGKFMHYFAPIKGVRDYSCGYRAYRLSVLAEGTRQYGPNIIQSRNFSGMVELLLKVAPFAENVTEIPLKLHYELKKGASKMRIWATIWGYIQLIYQIKFKTWSTAEWAEE; this is translated from the coding sequence ATGCTTTATATTGTTTTACCCGCGTATAATGAGGACGAAGCGCTTCCAACATTGCTGGAAGACATAGAACAAAACTGCGAGACGATTCCTCATCAGATTATCGTCGTTAACGATGGAAGTACAGACCGCACTCTGGAGGTGGTCAATAGTTATGCTCAAACTCAAACAAACATCCATAGAGTTGATCACGAACAAAACCAGGGCCTTGGTGCGGCCTTAAACAGTGGTTTTCAATATGTCTTGAACGCTGGAGGAAATCAACATGACTTTCAGGAAACCGGAGTCCGGATGAAGCAAGATTCCCCAGACATGGTTATCACGATGGATGCAGATAATACCCAACCCGCAAACCACATTCCCTTGTTATACGAGGCCATTTGCTCGGGTGCTGATTTAGTGATCGCTTCTCGTTATGTCCAAGGTGGAGAGCAACATGGACTTTCCTTAGGGCGTAGGGGCCTATCTTGGGGAGCGGGGAAATTTATGCATTATTTCGCTCCGATAAAAGGGGTTCGGGATTATTCTTGTGGTTATCGTGCTTATCGACTTTCGGTCTTGGCCGAAGGAACTCGGCAATATGGCCCGAATATTATTCAAAGTCGCAATTTTTCAGGCATGGTAGAATTGCTGCTGAAGGTTGCACCTTTCGCAGAGAACGTGACTGAAATCCCCTTGAAACTGCACTATGAACTGAAAAAGGGTGCTAGTAAAATGAGAATATGGGCAACGATTTGGGGATATATCCAGCTAATTTACCAAATAAAATTTAAAACATGGAGTACAGCTGAATGGGCCGAGGAATAA
- a CDS encoding glycosyltransferase family 39 protein, translated as MGRGIRQFLLILILLLALGTRLRGITNPLLDNQAWRQADTASMSIHMLGHLTDFPSVFLPQLNYDGVTPQRVELEFPFLPYLLAWTWSLFGWADIWGRLWSVCLSLVTVVGIYDLGRKMFTERAGLFAAAIYAVMPLSIYYGRVVMPEPMAQAWSIWALAMIWRWRNVQGEKGIWKVALLMAGAILAKLPQLMLFPVALLLGFYPFKPHRIGQIIRYSLIALIPPMLYYGWVHFKVAPSSQFVSGILTGNVADASNLDWKLLSKNIRRGFNEGILLLSGVGICRLIYCHSRARMALLAWIGIGVLYIGVVCARIPLDYYLVPILPLVALLSAYALDVIGDLPGTVIGIVLLVLINRGFYTSLTAKYQWDPQYLIQASWIKDHTPASSILVLSDTPPMTFYYAHRVGFRMTTVKDDEIPSKILQRFPGDYLVRLPQSEQKEQFWKKVQNSYPEIGPGIFDLNNSRAKP; from the coding sequence ATGGGCCGAGGAATAAGACAATTTCTCTTGATTCTGATCCTACTCTTAGCCTTAGGGACCCGACTAAGGGGAATTACGAACCCCTTGTTAGACAATCAAGCCTGGAGACAGGCAGATACTGCAAGTATGTCGATACATATGCTTGGACATTTGACGGATTTTCCGAGTGTTTTTTTACCTCAGCTCAATTATGATGGGGTTACTCCTCAAAGGGTTGAATTAGAATTTCCCTTTTTGCCATACCTCTTGGCGTGGACGTGGTCTTTATTCGGTTGGGCAGATATTTGGGGACGTCTATGGTCGGTTTGTTTATCCCTGGTCACGGTGGTCGGAATCTATGATTTGGGACGGAAGATGTTCACGGAACGCGCAGGACTTTTTGCTGCAGCCATTTATGCCGTGATGCCCTTGTCGATTTATTATGGACGTGTTGTTATGCCTGAACCAATGGCTCAAGCTTGGAGTATTTGGGCTTTGGCGATGATTTGGAGATGGAGAAATGTACAGGGGGAGAAAGGAATATGGAAAGTTGCCTTGCTTATGGCAGGTGCAATATTAGCTAAGCTTCCTCAGCTTATGTTGTTTCCGGTTGCCCTCCTGCTTGGTTTTTACCCTTTTAAACCTCATCGAATCGGTCAGATTATTCGTTATAGTTTAATTGCGCTTATTCCACCTATGTTATACTATGGATGGGTACATTTCAAAGTCGCGCCTTCAAGTCAGTTTGTATCGGGAATATTAACAGGGAACGTAGCAGATGCCAGTAATTTGGACTGGAAATTATTGAGCAAGAATATTCGACGAGGATTCAACGAGGGTATTCTCCTTCTTTCTGGAGTGGGTATTTGCCGCTTGATTTATTGCCATTCACGAGCGCGGATGGCCCTTTTGGCTTGGATAGGGATTGGTGTTCTCTATATTGGGGTGGTTTGTGCCCGAATTCCCTTAGATTATTACTTAGTTCCAATTTTACCTCTTGTAGCCCTGCTCAGTGCGTATGCTCTTGATGTAATCGGTGATTTACCAGGAACTGTGATTGGAATTGTGCTCTTAGTCTTGATCAACCGAGGTTTTTATACATCTTTAACGGCCAAGTATCAGTGGGACCCCCAATATCTAATACAGGCAAGTTGGATCAAGGACCATACTCCAGCCTCAAGTATTCTTGTCTTAAGTGATACGCCACCGATGACATTTTATTATGCCCACCGTGTAGGGTTTCGAATGACTACTGTAAAGGATGACGAAATTCCCTCTAAAATACTACAACGATTCCCAGGCGATTATCTTGTTCGCCTTCCCCAAAGCGAGCAGAAAGAACAGTTTTGGAAAAAGGTTCAGAATAGTTATCCGGAAATTGGCCCAGGAATTTTTGATTTAAATAACTCTAGGGCAAAACCTTGA
- a CDS encoding pseudouridine synthase — translation MAQDNEGGERLQKVLAQAGVASRRHAEQLIVDGRVTVNGNTVTALGTKVGIQDRIEVDGQSVQRAEGLHYYLLNKPVSVITSASDPQGRLTVVDLMRDVQVRVYPVGRLDYDTSGLLVLTNDGELTHRLMHPSYGVEKTYRVWVQGPVGINALESLRQGVLLEDGKTAPAKVVRVSGNSNGSNLKLKKDPLEILEVTIHEGRNRQVRRMFAAIGYTVVKLERIRFGSLTEENTLLSGAYRPLSIREIKDLRSKVGL, via the coding sequence ATGGCTCAAGATAATGAGGGTGGAGAACGATTGCAGAAAGTGCTAGCCCAAGCCGGAGTGGCTTCCCGACGACATGCCGAACAACTGATTGTTGATGGTCGTGTGACAGTCAATGGGAATACGGTTACCGCTCTTGGGACTAAAGTAGGGATTCAAGACCGTATTGAAGTAGATGGGCAATCGGTTCAACGAGCAGAGGGTTTACACTATTATCTACTCAATAAACCGGTTAGTGTGATTACAAGTGCCAGTGACCCACAAGGACGCCTCACAGTGGTCGATTTGATGAGAGATGTTCAAGTGCGGGTTTATCCCGTGGGTAGGCTGGATTACGACACATCAGGTTTATTAGTACTCACCAACGATGGAGAATTAACCCATCGTTTGATGCATCCCTCATATGGGGTAGAAAAGACATACCGTGTCTGGGTGCAAGGTCCTGTTGGCATTAATGCGCTTGAAAGTCTGCGGCAGGGGGTACTGCTTGAAGACGGAAAAACCGCTCCCGCCAAAGTTGTGCGCGTGAGCGGTAATTCTAATGGATCGAATCTCAAATTGAAAAAGGATCCTCTGGAAATTTTGGAGGTAACGATTCATGAAGGCCGAAATCGTCAAGTTCGACGGATGTTCGCAGCTATCGGATATACAGTAGTTAAACTAGAAAGGATTCGTTTTGGATCACTAACCGAGGAGAATACTCTTCTTTCGGGGGCTTACCGTCCACTTTCGATCCGAGAAATCAAAGATTTGCGCTCCAAAGTAGGACTTTAG
- a CDS encoding lactate permease LctP family transporter, which translates to MPWTQNYAAIGNSIGLTALAVSLPIFYLFWALAIKRMKGHIAGSTTLLFTIIDVIIVYKMPVGLAISASLLGILNGLFPIAWIIVTAVFLYNLTVEAGQFDIIKSSIASLSNDRRLQALLIAFSFGAFLEGAAGFGTPVAITGAILIGLGFEPLYAAGLCLLANTAPVAFGGIGAPILAAAAATGVSGNIISAAVGRQLPFLSVFVPLYLIIVMAGWKGAKEVLPAILTAGVTFAIAQWWSSNFLGPMLPDIIASLFSLVCLATLLKFWKPKNIWRFPNEKGEKVEQYKKYTGGQILKAWSPFIVLTLIVAIWGTNSFKDYVGKTLKWFVMIPHWPGLDGFVMKAAPIVKKPTLYAANYKFDFFAYAGTAILITAVITMIILRISPARSAKVAGTTLKTLIYPVITIGSVLGFAYIANYSGLSYTLGLLFAQTGHAFPFFSPMLGWLGVFLTGSDTSANALFGQLQNVSAQQIGINPILAIAANSSGGVMGKMISPQSIAVAAAATGLVGRESDLFRFTLKHSIFLLLLVCIMTYLQAYVFQGMMPTIAGIMPMIASILH; encoded by the coding sequence ATGCCATGGACACAGAACTATGCCGCTATTGGAAATAGCATTGGATTAACGGCACTTGCTGTATCCCTTCCTATCTTCTATTTATTTTGGGCACTAGCAATTAAGCGCATGAAAGGACATATCGCTGGGAGTACCACGCTCTTATTCACCATTATTGATGTAATTATTGTCTACAAGATGCCAGTAGGGCTTGCAATTTCCGCAAGTTTACTAGGAATCCTAAACGGATTGTTCCCGATTGCATGGATTATTGTGACCGCCGTTTTCCTATATAACCTGACTGTCGAAGCTGGGCAGTTTGATATTATTAAAAGTTCAATTGCTTCTTTGTCTAATGACCGTCGTCTTCAAGCCCTTCTCATCGCGTTTTCTTTCGGCGCGTTCTTAGAAGGTGCTGCCGGGTTTGGTACACCAGTAGCAATTACCGGTGCGATCCTAATTGGATTGGGTTTTGAACCTCTCTATGCTGCAGGTCTTTGCTTACTCGCGAACACGGCTCCAGTTGCCTTTGGTGGAATTGGTGCTCCGATCCTTGCAGCTGCTGCAGCTACTGGGGTTAGTGGTAACATCATCTCTGCTGCTGTAGGACGTCAGCTCCCTTTCCTTTCCGTTTTTGTTCCCTTATATTTAATAATTGTAATGGCTGGTTGGAAAGGTGCCAAGGAAGTCTTACCCGCTATTTTGACCGCAGGTGTAACCTTCGCCATTGCCCAGTGGTGGTCTTCAAATTTCCTCGGACCTATGCTCCCCGACATTATTGCTTCGCTATTTTCACTCGTTTGCTTAGCAACCTTACTCAAATTCTGGAAACCAAAAAACATCTGGCGTTTCCCAAATGAGAAAGGTGAAAAGGTTGAGCAGTATAAAAAATATACTGGCGGTCAGATCCTTAAAGCATGGTCTCCATTTATAGTACTCACCCTCATAGTAGCTATTTGGGGTACAAATAGTTTTAAAGATTATGTTGGTAAAACTCTCAAGTGGTTTGTAATGATCCCTCACTGGCCTGGTCTTGATGGCTTTGTTATGAAAGCAGCGCCAATCGTTAAGAAACCTACCCTCTACGCTGCAAATTACAAGTTTGATTTCTTTGCATATGCAGGGACCGCGATTCTAATCACAGCGGTTATTACCATGATTATTCTTCGTATAAGCCCGGCTAGATCAGCTAAAGTGGCTGGAACAACGCTAAAAACACTTATCTATCCCGTCATCACGATTGGTTCGGTATTGGGCTTCGCTTATATTGCAAACTACTCTGGGCTTTCTTATACCCTCGGTCTTTTGTTTGCCCAAACAGGCCATGCATTCCCGTTCTTCTCTCCAATGCTAGGTTGGCTCGGCGTATTCTTAACGGGTTCTGATACCTCAGCTAACGCTTTATTCGGTCAACTCCAAAATGTTTCAGCTCAACAAATCGGTATTAATCCTATTCTGGCCATTGCGGCAAATAGCTCCGGTGGTGTTATGGGGAAAATGATTTCGCCACAATCCATTGCAGTTGCTGCAGCAGCAACCGGCTTAGTTGGTAGAGAGTCTGACCTCTTCCGTTTCACACTAAAACATTCGATCTTCCTCTTGTTGCTCGTTTGTATCATGACTTATCTCCAGGCGTATGTGTTCCAAGGCATGATGCCAACAATTGCAGGTATAATGCCGATGATCGCATCAATACTGCACTAA
- a CDS encoding FAD-linked oxidase C-terminal domain-containing protein, giving the protein MLDRQVLQELIQVLGSENVLTEQEDLLTYAYDATAAMKHQKPDVVITPVSTEQVVEVVKIAANYKIPIYPRGSGTNLSGGTIPVQGGIVLSMLNLNKILEVDQDNLTATVQPGLIIQALNDEAGKYGLIYPPDPGTVTTATMGGSVSECSGGLRGLKYGVTKHYIMGLKVVLANGDVIRWGGKTVKNVTGYDLVALFTGAEGTLGIITEIIVKLIPAPEARKSILAVFDDLDKAGKAIAAIIRNKVIPATLEIMDNDTIQTVEHFVHAGLPIDAEAVLLCEVDGYKEVVARESVLVERILKEEGAVQVNIAKDDKERDLLWLARRTALPALAQKRPTTVLEDATVPRSKIPDMLKAIRGIAKKHNLQIATFGHAGDGNLHPTILTDERDVEEMKRVHLAVDEIFQVAISLGGTLSGEHGIGIAKMKYLNMEFGEAGVAALRRIKEALDPNYVLNPGKIVRRD; this is encoded by the coding sequence ATGTTAGATCGTCAAGTCTTACAGGAACTTATTCAAGTGCTCGGCTCTGAAAATGTTCTCACTGAGCAGGAAGACTTACTCACCTATGCTTACGATGCAACCGCGGCGATGAAGCATCAAAAACCAGATGTTGTAATTACGCCCGTCTCCACTGAACAAGTAGTGGAAGTCGTGAAAATCGCTGCTAATTACAAAATCCCAATCTATCCGCGAGGTTCTGGAACGAACCTCAGTGGGGGGACTATTCCGGTTCAAGGGGGTATTGTCCTCTCCATGCTCAACTTGAACAAAATCCTTGAAGTTGATCAGGATAATTTAACGGCGACAGTTCAGCCAGGATTGATTATACAAGCCCTCAACGATGAAGCCGGAAAGTATGGATTAATTTATCCGCCGGATCCCGGTACAGTTACAACAGCAACCATGGGTGGCTCGGTTTCAGAGTGCTCGGGAGGGTTACGAGGTCTGAAATACGGTGTAACAAAGCATTATATCATGGGTTTAAAGGTGGTCTTAGCCAATGGAGATGTTATTCGTTGGGGAGGAAAAACGGTTAAAAATGTTACGGGGTATGATTTAGTAGCCCTCTTCACTGGCGCAGAAGGAACCTTGGGGATTATTACTGAAATAATTGTCAAACTGATACCAGCTCCTGAGGCACGGAAAAGTATTTTAGCAGTCTTTGATGATCTTGATAAGGCTGGAAAGGCTATCGCAGCAATTATTCGTAATAAAGTGATACCTGCAACCCTAGAGATTATGGATAATGATACTATCCAAACGGTAGAGCACTTTGTTCATGCGGGGCTCCCGATCGATGCCGAAGCGGTCCTCTTGTGTGAGGTCGATGGATATAAAGAAGTTGTCGCTAGGGAATCGGTTTTGGTTGAACGGATTTTGAAAGAAGAAGGGGCCGTTCAGGTCAATATTGCTAAAGATGATAAAGAACGCGATCTTCTATGGTTGGCTCGCCGCACTGCCCTGCCGGCTCTCGCACAAAAAAGACCAACGACTGTACTTGAAGATGCGACCGTACCACGTAGCAAAATACCAGATATGCTTAAAGCAATTCGTGGAATAGCTAAAAAGCATAATCTTCAAATTGCAACGTTTGGACATGCTGGGGATGGTAATTTACATCCCACAATTTTGACCGATGAACGAGATGTGGAAGAAATGAAACGGGTGCACCTGGCGGTCGACGAGATTTTCCAGGTAGCTATTTCCCTAGGTGGAACTCTTTCGGGCGAACATGGGATCGGTATCGCTAAAATGAAATATCTTAATATGGAATTTGGAGAAGCTGGCGTAGCAGCATTGCGGCGTATTAAAGAAGCCCTGGATCCAAACTATGTGTTGAACCCAGGGAAGATTGTAAGGAGGGACTAA
- a CDS encoding (Fe-S)-binding protein: protein MSVYDSLDSITEELHKCMKCGNCQAVCPIYKETRQEVGVARGKISLAEYLLSGEIEMTEGMADRFSLCTTCMACNNNCPCGVRFDKIILAARAEAVRKKGLHSVKKIAFTALKMQRLFDLGMKTGSVFQGVALKHLPHKSDRIARMRFDIGIGTDKVFPMLAKKTLRSEYPEVIRVKSPKMRVAFFTGCMINYFYTDMGKAVVEVLTENDIEVVIPKGQGCCGIPASVNGDVISARALARRNLREFEKKGADALVVACSSGGTAWKHVFAELLENDPEFKALADKWAGKSYDIAEFLVHQVPFKKEGLGRVSRKVTYHDPCHLNRGQGINQEPREILKSIPGVELIEMKEPGRCCGMAGSFSLVHPDLSVQISDRKTADIAQTQADSVATGCPACRLQLQSGVENAGLEKQVMHTIQILAESYRAGKKEKKRS from the coding sequence GTGTCCGTATATGATTCACTGGATTCGATTACCGAAGAACTCCATAAATGTATGAAATGTGGGAACTGTCAGGCAGTATGTCCCATTTATAAGGAAACACGTCAAGAAGTTGGAGTAGCAAGGGGAAAGATTAGTTTAGCGGAATATCTTCTCTCGGGAGAAATAGAAATGACTGAGGGAATGGCGGATCGTTTTTCACTTTGCACAACTTGCATGGCTTGTAACAATAATTGTCCGTGCGGAGTTCGGTTTGATAAGATTATCCTTGCTGCTAGGGCAGAAGCTGTTCGTAAAAAGGGGTTACACTCGGTCAAAAAAATCGCCTTTACGGCATTAAAGATGCAACGGTTGTTTGATCTGGGTATGAAGACAGGGAGTGTGTTCCAGGGTGTAGCCTTGAAGCATTTGCCTCATAAAAGCGATCGTATAGCTCGAATGCGTTTTGATATTGGGATTGGAACGGATAAAGTGTTCCCGATGTTAGCGAAGAAGACTTTACGATCCGAGTATCCAGAAGTGATCCGGGTCAAAAGTCCTAAGATGCGAGTGGCATTTTTCACTGGTTGTATGATCAACTATTTTTATACGGATATGGGTAAAGCTGTGGTCGAGGTTCTTACTGAAAATGATATTGAAGTTGTTATACCGAAGGGTCAGGGGTGTTGTGGTATCCCTGCCTCTGTGAATGGCGATGTCATCTCGGCTCGTGCTCTGGCAAGACGTAATTTGAGAGAGTTTGAGAAAAAGGGGGCAGACGCTTTGGTAGTGGCCTGCTCTTCTGGAGGAACAGCTTGGAAGCATGTATTTGCCGAGTTACTTGAGAATGACCCTGAATTCAAAGCCTTAGCTGATAAATGGGCTGGCAAATCGTATGATATTGCTGAGTTCTTAGTCCATCAAGTACCGTTTAAAAAGGAAGGCTTAGGTCGCGTCTCCCGAAAAGTGACGTATCATGATCCTTGTCACTTAAACCGCGGGCAGGGAATTAATCAGGAGCCGCGTGAAATTCTTAAAAGTATACCTGGTGTTGAACTGATCGAAATGAAAGAACCTGGTCGTTGTTGTGGGATGGCTGGATCTTTTAGTCTCGTTCATCCAGATCTATCCGTGCAGATTTCGGACCGTAAAACTGCGGATATTGCTCAAACTCAAGCGGATTCAGTGGCAACGGGTTGTCCAGCTTGTCGCTTACAATTGCAAAGTGGAGTCGAAAATGCTGGACTGGAGAAACAAGTAATGCATACAATTCAGATTTTAGCAGAATCTTATCGTGCAGGTAAAAAAGAAAAAAAGCGTTCTTGA
- a CDS encoding FadR/GntR family transcriptional regulator, with the protein MILKPIKTRKIYEQIVDQIGQLVVEGHLKPGDRLPSERELVDRFQVSRSSIREAISALEMMGLIEVRSGEGTYIRQVNIESVVAPLAWMLFIEKDTDQELYEARKILEVQAAGLAAERADEEEIHGMFKTLEIMRLDLALHRSGEDADHYFHYAIARATHNKILIRLMNTISDTMQKALRNSRAKLAEDRDTDTPQKLYDDHYALYQSIKDHDVERARQAMMDHLVGVENQLSK; encoded by the coding sequence GTGATCTTAAAGCCCATTAAAACTCGGAAAATCTATGAACAGATCGTAGATCAAATAGGGCAGCTCGTCGTTGAAGGACATTTAAAACCTGGCGACCGTTTGCCTTCAGAGCGCGAATTAGTCGATCGGTTTCAAGTCAGTCGTTCATCGATTCGTGAAGCTATCAGTGCCCTAGAGATGATGGGTCTGATCGAAGTCCGTTCTGGGGAAGGTACGTACATTAGACAGGTTAATATCGAATCGGTGGTTGCTCCTCTCGCTTGGATGCTATTCATTGAAAAAGATACGGATCAGGAACTTTATGAAGCTCGTAAGATCCTAGAGGTTCAGGCTGCGGGGCTAGCCGCTGAGAGAGCAGATGAAGAAGAGATACATGGTATGTTTAAAACCTTAGAAATTATGAGGCTAGATCTCGCCTTGCATCGTTCGGGTGAGGATGCGGATCATTATTTTCATTATGCAATTGCCAGGGCAACTCATAATAAGATCCTGATTCGTCTGATGAATACTATTTCCGATACTATGCAAAAGGCCTTGAGAAATAGTCGTGCCAAGCTTGCAGAGGACCGGGACACGGACACGCCCCAGAAATTATATGACGATCATTATGCTCTTTATCAGTCGATTAAAGACCACGATGTAGAGAGAGCCCGACAAGCCATGATGGATCACTTAGTAGGTGTCGAGAACCAGCTTTCGAAATAG
- a CDS encoding 4Fe-4S binding protein — protein sequence MTCKMVYHNGNCLNTKKPYARACRLCIENCPHQAITEYRQLEPRHCTECGVCMAACPSDGFVDQTMDKLHDYLFESNEIVLNCPQSIALGFEIPCLGMLDRDGWMTLMLLAKEKSVTILTGNCAECEDRRACASSVQTFKLIHVDWPEHSPIRIQVRPDKDAVEPQTLAAPSPTVRPAEGIGWRQKGKEKIEEWLPNLAADETYPIPKYRQWLIESLGHLMEEKIPFRALFVADSCTSCGVCAAICPQGSLQKREEMNPSPEDPTKEDRILSMQLIFEPQKCVHCQRCIETCRSQALSFSLKPLNHRLMTGKILIYEGSPRYCSRCGKRIFDNADLCLVCSTNDPDSHGFIIP from the coding sequence ATGACATGCAAAATGGTGTACCACAACGGAAATTGTCTTAATACGAAAAAACCTTATGCTCGTGCTTGTCGATTGTGTATAGAGAATTGTCCGCACCAAGCGATCACGGAATATCGCCAGTTGGAACCAAGACATTGTACGGAATGTGGCGTATGTATGGCCGCCTGTCCAAGTGACGGGTTTGTTGATCAGACAATGGATAAACTACATGATTATCTCTTCGAGTCAAACGAAATTGTTTTAAATTGTCCGCAGTCGATCGCTCTTGGTTTTGAGATCCCATGTTTGGGGATGCTGGATCGTGACGGTTGGATGACCCTTATGCTCTTGGCGAAAGAAAAATCTGTGACAATTCTAACAGGTAATTGTGCCGAGTGTGAAGACCGTCGAGCATGTGCCTCCAGTGTTCAGACCTTTAAACTGATTCATGTAGATTGGCCGGAACATTCACCCATTCGTATACAAGTCCGGCCAGATAAAGATGCAGTCGAACCACAGACTTTAGCGGCACCTAGCCCAACTGTACGACCTGCTGAGGGGATTGGTTGGCGTCAGAAAGGCAAGGAAAAGATCGAAGAGTGGTTACCTAACTTGGCTGCCGATGAGACGTATCCTATTCCAAAATATCGGCAGTGGCTCATTGAATCATTGGGGCATTTAATGGAAGAAAAAATCCCATTCCGTGCTTTATTTGTAGCAGATTCGTGTACCAGTTGCGGGGTTTGTGCAGCAATTTGCCCACAAGGTTCATTACAAAAGAGGGAAGAAATGAATCCTAGTCCCGAGGATCCTACCAAAGAAGATAGAATTTTATCAATGCAGCTCATTTTCGAACCACAAAAATGTGTTCATTGCCAACGTTGTATAGAAACTTGTCGCTCCCAGGCCTTGTCCTTTAGCCTTAAACCGTTGAATCATCGTTTAATGACGGGTAAAATTTTGATTTACGAGGGGAGCCCCAGGTATTGCAGCCGATGCGGCAAACGGATTTTTGATAACGCGGATTTATGTTTGGTCTGTTCGACCAACGATCCGGACAGCCACGGATTTATCATCCCCTAG
- a CDS encoding phosphatase PAP2 family protein, translating into MLSFYQTIQSFHNTSTDAFFILLSFLGSEPTYILIISVLFWNVDKRFGFRLAVLFLTSMAFNGFLKGFFHTQRPIGQSGVRSIYLSSATGNSFPSGHSQGVATFYPYLWQRWRSQKRLLGIGIFMIVGIGFSRLYLGLHWPGDVLGGYLLGALIVLGFQQLDETLFRLPIPLPSKLLLSVTLPLIFLLVYHTHEGWQMVGFVIGFTSGYFLEDSFLDYREHTRFAFSICKTLVGLAILGLWVWLWHPLTHYYPWVYLPVLTLGGLWTSFGAPYIFRRFGWEGPLGDDKSVAVRIVGRTDQT; encoded by the coding sequence ATGCTAAGCTTCTACCAAACGATTCAATCCTTTCACAATACGAGTACTGATGCCTTTTTCATTTTGCTCAGTTTTTTAGGAAGTGAACCAACCTATATACTCATAATTTCGGTTCTCTTTTGGAATGTAGACAAACGTTTTGGTTTTAGACTAGCCGTTTTATTTCTAACATCCATGGCTTTTAATGGCTTTCTCAAAGGGTTCTTTCACACCCAACGGCCGATCGGCCAATCGGGTGTCCGTTCCATTTATCTTTCATCCGCTACAGGAAATTCATTTCCCAGTGGTCATAGTCAAGGTGTTGCCACTTTTTACCCCTACCTATGGCAACGTTGGAGGAGTCAAAAGAGATTGCTTGGAATAGGAATTTTCATGATTGTGGGAATAGGATTTTCGAGACTCTACCTAGGATTACACTGGCCTGGTGACGTCTTGGGCGGGTATTTATTAGGTGCTCTCATAGTCTTAGGGTTTCAGCAACTTGATGAAACCCTGTTTAGGCTTCCAATTCCTTTACCCTCAAAACTCCTCTTGTCCGTTACACTTCCTCTGATTTTTTTACTTGTTTACCACACCCATGAAGGGTGGCAAATGGTCGGCTTTGTTATCGGTTTTACCAGTGGATATTTTTTGGAGGACTCGTTTCTGGATTATCGGGAGCATACGCGATTCGCTTTCTCCATCTGTAAAACACTTGTTGGGCTCGCCATTCTTGGACTTTGGGTCTGGCTTTGGCACCCGCTAACCCATTACTACCCCTGGGTTTACCTACCAGTCCTCACATTAGGAGGACTATGGACATCCTTCGGAGCCCCTTATATATTTCGTCGATTCGGTTGGGAAGGTCCTCTAGGGGATGATAAATCCGTGGCTGTCCGGATCGTTGGTCGAACAGACCAAACATAA